The following coding sequences are from one Brooklawnia cerclae window:
- a CDS encoding aminotransferase class V-fold PLP-dependent enzyme: MNSVPVSTVVADRDLDVAAVRADFPIFERRVGQWPLVYLDSSNTSQKPRQVVDAISDHYLHHNANVARAMHTLGAEATAAFEGARARVASFIKAAGPDEIVFAKNSSEALNLAANTLGASLRPGDEVVISVMEHHSNLVPWQLVCERTGATLRWFDITADGRLDLDKADAEGLINEHTKVVALTWVSNVLGTVNPIAQVAERAHAFGAVLVVDGSQGVPQRPTDVTALGADLLAFTGHKMCGPTGIGVLWGRLDLLEQLPPFLGGGEMIEVVRMEGSTFAPPPHRFEAGTQPIAQAVGLAAAIDYIDAIGMEAIQEHEEQITAHILEGLGTLDAVTVLGPTEVVDRGGAVSFTVDGVHPHDLMQLLDSRGVAVRGGHHCAAPLHQRLGVQSSSRASGYFYTTLEEVDTLVSTIEWAHDFFTRKSAGR, from the coding sequence ATGAACAGCGTCCCGGTGTCCACGGTCGTGGCGGACCGGGACCTCGACGTGGCCGCCGTCCGCGCCGACTTCCCCATCTTCGAGCGCCGGGTGGGGCAGTGGCCCCTGGTCTACCTGGACTCGTCCAACACCTCGCAGAAGCCCCGCCAGGTGGTCGACGCGATCAGCGATCACTACCTGCACCACAACGCGAACGTCGCCCGCGCCATGCACACCCTCGGTGCGGAGGCGACAGCGGCCTTCGAGGGGGCACGTGCCAGGGTCGCGTCCTTCATCAAGGCGGCCGGTCCTGACGAGATCGTGTTCGCGAAGAACTCCTCCGAGGCGCTCAACCTCGCCGCCAACACCCTCGGCGCTAGCCTGCGCCCGGGGGACGAGGTCGTGATCTCGGTGATGGAGCACCATTCGAACCTCGTTCCCTGGCAGCTCGTGTGCGAGCGCACGGGCGCGACTCTCCGGTGGTTCGACATCACCGCCGACGGGCGACTCGACCTCGACAAGGCCGATGCCGAGGGCCTGATCAACGAGCACACCAAGGTGGTCGCGCTGACGTGGGTGAGCAATGTGCTCGGCACGGTGAACCCGATCGCCCAGGTGGCCGAGCGCGCACACGCCTTCGGGGCGGTGCTGGTGGTCGACGGCTCACAGGGCGTCCCGCAGCGTCCGACCGACGTCACGGCACTCGGCGCCGACCTGCTGGCATTCACCGGGCACAAGATGTGCGGTCCGACCGGCATCGGCGTCCTGTGGGGTCGGCTCGACCTGCTGGAACAGTTGCCGCCGTTCCTCGGTGGCGGAGAGATGATCGAGGTCGTCCGGATGGAGGGCTCGACCTTCGCACCTCCGCCGCACAGGTTCGAGGCCGGGACGCAGCCGATCGCCCAGGCGGTCGGTCTCGCGGCAGCGATCGACTACATCGACGCGATCGGGATGGAGGCGATCCAGGAGCACGAGGAGCAGATCACCGCGCACATCCTGGAAGGCCTCGGCACCCTCGACGCGGTGACGGTCCTCGGCCCGACCGAGGTGGTCGACCGCGGTGGTGCCGTGTCGTTCACGGTCGACGGGGTGCATCCCCACGACCTGATGCAACTGCTCGACAGCCGGGGGGTGGCCGTGCGTGGTGGGCACCACTGCGCGGCGCCGCTGCACCAGCGTCTCGGCGTCCAGAGCTCGAGCCGGGCCTCCGGCTACTTCTACACGACCCTCGAGGAGGTCGACACCCTCGTGTCGACCATCGAGTGGGCTCACGACTTCTTCACCAGGAAGAGTGCGGGACGATGA
- the fabI gene encoding enoyl-ACP reductase FabI: protein MGILEGKNVFVTGVTLNTSIAYAVARIAQEEGANVIVSNFGRGMSLTRRVIKKLDPVPEVIDLNVTDPEQLAGLPGQLKELGFARLDGLVHSIAFANPERALGGAFLQTGWDDVSLALHTSAYSLQSLTMSVRDMLVPGSSIVGLTFDATVSWPTYDWMGVAKAALESTNRYLARYLGPDGIRSNLVAAGPVDTIAKKAIPGSASFNDVWAQRAPLGWDPKDATPVAKAVVALMSDWFPATTGTMVHVDGGLHSTGA, encoded by the coding sequence ATGGGCATTCTTGAGGGCAAGAACGTGTTCGTCACCGGCGTGACGCTGAACACGTCGATCGCCTACGCGGTGGCACGGATCGCTCAGGAGGAGGGTGCCAACGTCATCGTGTCGAACTTCGGGCGGGGCATGAGCCTGACGCGGCGCGTCATCAAGAAGCTCGATCCGGTGCCCGAGGTGATCGACCTCAACGTCACCGATCCGGAGCAGCTGGCCGGGCTGCCGGGGCAGCTCAAGGAACTCGGCTTCGCCCGGCTCGACGGGCTGGTGCACTCGATCGCGTTCGCTAACCCCGAGCGCGCCCTCGGTGGGGCTTTCCTGCAGACCGGGTGGGACGATGTGTCGCTCGCCCTGCACACGTCGGCCTATTCGTTGCAGAGCCTCACGATGTCGGTGCGCGACATGCTGGTCCCCGGCTCGTCGATCGTCGGGCTGACCTTCGACGCCACCGTCAGCTGGCCCACCTACGACTGGATGGGCGTGGCCAAGGCGGCCCTGGAGTCGACCAACCGCTACCTGGCCCGTTACCTCGGCCCGGACGGCATCCGCAGCAACCTCGTGGCCGCAGGCCCGGTCGACACGATCGCGAAGAAGGCGATTCCGGGGTCCGCGTCCTTCAACGACGTGTGGGCCCAGCGTGCGCCTCTGGGATGGGATCCCAAGGACGCCACCCCGGTGGCCAAGGCGGTGGTCGCGCTGATGAGCGACTGGTTCCCCGCGACCACCGGGACGATGGTGCACGTCGATGGCGGGCTTCATTCCACTGGAGCCTGA
- a CDS encoding non-heme iron oxygenase ferredoxin subunit has product MSGVIVASADELGDLPLGVEVPGRDLEVALVRVGDEVFAVRDECSHGHVRLSEGDVDTDDLSIECYLHGSMFSLRTGEALNLPATQPVPVYPCAIEDDQIVVDIDNPISTHPDPARAGHANQED; this is encoded by the coding sequence ATGAGCGGAGTGATCGTCGCATCGGCCGACGAACTCGGTGATCTGCCCCTGGGCGTCGAGGTGCCGGGGCGTGACCTCGAGGTGGCGCTGGTGCGTGTCGGGGACGAGGTGTTCGCGGTTCGTGACGAGTGCAGCCACGGGCACGTGCGTCTGTCGGAGGGCGACGTGGACACCGACGATCTCAGTATCGAGTGTTATCTGCACGGGTCCATGTTCAGCCTGCGCACCGGGGAGGCGCTCAACCTTCCGGCCACGCAACCGGTGCCCGTCTATCCCTGTGCCATCGAGGACGACCAGATCGTCGTCGACATCGACAACCCCATCTCAACCCACCCAGACCCCGCCCGAGCAGGGCACGCCAACCAGGAGGACTGA
- the sufC gene encoding Fe-S cluster assembly ATPase SufC: protein MADLVIKDLYADVETESGPKQILKGVDLTVRTGEVHAIMGPNGSGKSTLAYSIAGHPKYTITSGSVTLDGVELTELSVDQRAKAGLFLAMQYPVEVPGVSTTNFLRTAKAALDGVAPKVRTWPKEVAASLERLDMDPSFATRSINEGFSGGEKKRGEIVQLDLLDPKVAVLDEIDSGLDIDAVRIVAEGINRYSERGNHGVLLITHYTRILRYVEPTHVHVFVDGHVVEEGGRELADELEVSGYDRYLKAVRA, encoded by the coding sequence ATGGCAGACCTAGTCATCAAAGACCTGTACGCCGATGTGGAGACCGAGTCCGGTCCCAAACAGATCCTGAAGGGCGTCGACCTGACCGTTCGCACCGGCGAGGTGCACGCGATCATGGGCCCGAACGGATCCGGGAAGTCCACGCTGGCGTACTCGATCGCGGGACATCCGAAGTACACCATCACCTCCGGGTCGGTCACCCTCGACGGCGTCGAACTGACCGAGCTGTCGGTGGATCAGCGCGCGAAAGCGGGCCTCTTCCTCGCCATGCAGTACCCGGTGGAGGTGCCCGGCGTGTCGACCACGAACTTCCTGCGCACCGCGAAGGCGGCGCTCGACGGTGTGGCTCCCAAGGTGCGCACCTGGCCAAAGGAGGTCGCCGCGTCGCTGGAACGTCTCGACATGGATCCGAGCTTCGCCACGCGGTCGATCAACGAGGGCTTCTCGGGTGGCGAGAAGAAGCGCGGCGAGATCGTCCAGCTCGATCTGCTCGACCCGAAGGTGGCCGTCCTCGACGAGATCGACTCCGGGCTCGACATCGATGCCGTGCGCATCGTCGCCGAGGGGATCAACCGCTACTCCGAGCGTGGTAACCACGGGGTGCTGCTCATCACGCACTACACGCGAATCCTGCGCTACGTCGAGCCGACCCACGTGCACGTCTTCGTGGACGGGCACGTCGTGGAGGAGGGCGGCAGGGAGCTGGCCGACGAGCTGGAGGTCTCCGGCTACGACCGTTACCTGAAGGCCGTGAGGGCATGA
- a CDS encoding SDR family oxidoreductase — protein sequence MRLGLNNKVFLVTAASGGLGLATARALVDEGAGVLLTSRSQERLDRAVSILGGTQQAIGLAADLSDPHAADLAVKAALDSFGRIDGAFVSAGGPPKGHVAEVSDEQWRASFDSVFLGAMRVVRAIVAVNRAATLGFVLSTSVKVPLTNMALSNGLRPGLGMLVKQLADEIGPDGGRAFGMMPGSIATQRLIDLNKGTPDPDAARAASEAAIPLRRFGQPEEFGRVAAFLMSEAASYVTGCVIPVDGGSLRSL from the coding sequence ATGCGACTCGGATTGAACAACAAGGTCTTCCTCGTCACCGCTGCGAGCGGTGGCCTCGGTCTCGCGACGGCGCGTGCCCTGGTGGACGAGGGCGCAGGCGTGCTGCTCACCTCACGCAGCCAGGAACGGCTCGACCGAGCGGTGAGCATACTCGGCGGCACCCAGCAGGCGATCGGGCTGGCCGCAGACCTGTCCGACCCGCACGCGGCCGACCTCGCCGTCAAGGCCGCCCTGGACAGCTTCGGGCGGATCGACGGAGCGTTCGTCAGCGCGGGCGGCCCGCCCAAGGGACACGTCGCCGAGGTCAGCGACGAGCAGTGGCGGGCGAGCTTCGACTCGGTGTTCCTGGGCGCGATGCGGGTCGTCCGCGCCATCGTCGCCGTGAACCGTGCCGCGACTCTCGGGTTCGTCCTGTCGACCTCCGTGAAGGTGCCACTGACCAACATGGCATTGAGCAACGGGCTGCGTCCGGGCCTCGGCATGCTGGTGAAGCAACTCGCTGACGAGATCGGCCCCGACGGCGGCCGGGCCTTCGGCATGATGCCCGGTTCCATCGCCACGCAACGGCTCATCGACCTCAACAAGGGAACTCCCGATCCGGATGCGGCCCGCGCGGCCTCGGAGGCCGCGATCCCGCTTCGCCGCTTCGGCCAGCCGGAGGAGTTCGGACGGGTCGCCGCGTTCCTGATGTCGGAGGCCGCGTCCTACGTCACCGGATGCGTGATCCCGGTCGACGGCGGCTCACTACGCTCCCTGTGA
- a CDS encoding metal-sulfur cluster assembly factor produces the protein MPMESYPFEQPRPSDLVRDDLPDAPKAGTTWAESSKEEKKAVLLEGLKEVVDPELMVNVVDLGLVYDLDIDDDLNVTIDMTLTSAACPLTDQIEWEAQAVLGQLARSVTINWIWMPPWNLDMITEDGREQLRAIGFMI, from the coding sequence ATGCCGATGGAGTCCTACCCGTTCGAGCAGCCTCGTCCGTCCGACCTGGTTCGCGACGACCTGCCGGACGCGCCCAAGGCCGGCACCACCTGGGCGGAGTCGAGCAAGGAGGAGAAGAAGGCTGTCCTCCTCGAAGGCCTGAAGGAGGTCGTCGATCCCGAACTGATGGTCAACGTCGTCGACCTCGGCCTGGTCTACGACCTCGACATCGACGACGACCTCAACGTGACCATCGACATGACGCTGACCAGCGCCGCCTGTCCATTGACAGACCAGATCGAGTGGGAGGCCCAGGCCGTGCTCGGGCAACTCGCCCGCAGCGTCACGATCAACTGGATCTGGATGCCGCCGTGGAACCTCGACATGATCACCGAGGACGGACGCGAGCAGTTGCGCGCGATCGGCTTCATGATCTGA
- the fabG gene encoding 3-oxoacyl-ACP reductase FabG, whose protein sequence is MTESVDRQGRVALITGASRGIGAAIAETLRDSGYRVAGFARSDAAPAGVLGVACDITDPQAVDAGFATVEAELGPVEVLVANAGITRDTLLMRMSDDDWQQVVDINLTGAYRVVRRATRGMVRQRFGRIVAISSVVALLGSAGQVNYASTKAGLIGMMRSVARELGGRGVTANVVTPGFIQTEMTEVLDEATRKAYAERIPVGRMGTAADVANAVRYLVSDEAGYVTGAVVPVDGGLGMGN, encoded by the coding sequence GTGACTGAATCCGTCGACCGACAGGGCCGGGTCGCCCTGATCACCGGGGCGAGCCGCGGCATCGGTGCCGCGATCGCCGAGACACTCCGAGATTCCGGGTACCGGGTGGCGGGTTTCGCCAGGTCGGACGCCGCCCCCGCCGGGGTGCTCGGCGTGGCCTGTGACATCACCGATCCGCAGGCCGTGGACGCGGGTTTCGCCACGGTGGAGGCCGAACTCGGGCCGGTCGAGGTGCTCGTCGCGAACGCGGGGATCACACGCGACACGTTGCTCATGCGCATGAGCGACGACGACTGGCAGCAGGTGGTCGACATCAACCTCACGGGTGCTTACCGGGTGGTGCGGCGCGCGACCAGGGGCATGGTGAGGCAGCGCTTCGGGCGCATCGTCGCCATCAGCTCGGTGGTGGCACTGCTGGGGTCGGCCGGGCAGGTCAACTACGCGTCCACGAAGGCCGGGCTGATCGGCATGATGCGCAGCGTGGCACGCGAACTTGGGGGACGCGGTGTGACGGCCAACGTCGTCACCCCGGGTTTCATCCAGACGGAGATGACCGAGGTGCTGGACGAGGCGACTCGCAAGGCGTATGCGGAGCGTATCCCGGTGGGCCGCATGGGGACGGCCGCGGATGTCGCGAACGCGGTGAGGTATCTGGTGTCGGACGAGGCGGGCTACGTCACCGGGGCGGTCGTCCCCGTGGACGGTGGCCTGGGAATGGGGAACTGA
- a CDS encoding putative RNA methyltransferase, whose product MSGPDATNRLDAAIGLLACPVCGSQFRRVERVLQCTMRHSFDIARQGYVNLLGRKPPHNADTPDMIAARERFLSGGHYSPIRDAVVAACPPRESVIEVGAGTGYYLSGVVAARRPTGHLALDVSVAAVRRTAAAGLAAAVADTWAGLPVADACAGIVLCVFAPRNPAEFDRVLRPGGRVVVVTPQPGHLAGLRHDLGLLDIPVDKEDRLDESLAAAGLRLASRTAVRFDRTLTPHEVADLVGMGPNAFHHRSTLTDGAGGASSTIDVAVDISTFVQA is encoded by the coding sequence ATGAGCGGCCCGGACGCCACGAACCGGTTGGACGCCGCGATAGGCCTACTGGCCTGCCCTGTGTGCGGCTCACAGTTCCGTCGCGTCGAGCGAGTGCTGCAGTGCACGATGCGGCACTCGTTCGACATCGCCCGGCAGGGTTACGTCAACCTGCTCGGCCGCAAGCCGCCGCACAACGCCGACACCCCCGACATGATCGCCGCGCGCGAACGGTTCCTGTCGGGCGGGCACTACTCCCCCATCCGCGACGCCGTCGTGGCAGCCTGCCCGCCGAGGGAGTCGGTGATCGAGGTCGGTGCGGGCACGGGGTACTACCTGTCGGGGGTGGTCGCTGCCCGTCGTCCCACTGGGCACCTGGCCCTGGACGTATCGGTCGCCGCCGTCCGCCGCACTGCCGCGGCCGGCCTGGCCGCTGCCGTCGCCGACACGTGGGCGGGCCTGCCGGTGGCCGACGCCTGCGCCGGCATCGTGCTGTGCGTCTTCGCACCGCGGAACCCGGCCGAGTTCGACCGAGTGCTCCGTCCCGGTGGACGGGTGGTCGTCGTCACTCCGCAACCTGGCCACCTCGCAGGCCTGCGGCACGACCTCGGCCTGCTCGACATACCGGTCGACAAGGAAGATCGCCTGGACGAGTCCTTGGCGGCGGCAGGACTTCGCCTCGCGAGCCGGACTGCCGTGCGATTCGATCGGACGCTCACCCCCCACGAGGTCGCCGATCTCGTGGGGATGGGCCCGAATGCCTTCCACCATCGTTCGACTCTCACGGACGGGGCGGGTGGGGCGTCGTCCACCATCGACGTCGCTGTCGACATCAGCACGTTCGTCCAGGCGTGA
- a CDS encoding SufD family Fe-S cluster assembly protein — translation MTTTTREPNPTDAYAALRSHLHPKPSWNLDDHPVPTGREETWRFSPVPRFRVLMEDRPLEHPSWHAQLPDGVTSTVVSAKQARAFSFDAPVDLVAARAVAGAGDEVTLVRIAPEAEPDAPVVVDLEGAGQSLAGHLLVDVGHHAKVTLVLRHTGVGNLAAKVEVHAGEGAHLDLVSVQDWQAGSVHGGQVSVLVGRDATVRTIQASIGKGDVRLVERAEFQGPGGSLEQLGLYFVQAGQHVEHRMFVDHNAPRTVSHVDYRGALQGKGAHSVWIGDVLIRSVAVDINTYETNKNLMLTEGCQADSVPNLEIETGEIQGAGHSSSTGRFDEEQLFYLKSRGIPEDQARRLVVEGFFLDIIGRIGIPDVEERLVQALSAQLSTIAGMASEPVLAEEGDPV, via the coding sequence GTGACCACCACCACGCGCGAACCGAACCCGACGGATGCGTATGCCGCTCTGCGGTCGCACCTGCACCCGAAGCCGTCCTGGAACCTCGACGACCACCCCGTGCCCACCGGTCGTGAGGAGACCTGGCGCTTCAGCCCGGTGCCGCGGTTCCGCGTCCTCATGGAGGATCGCCCGCTCGAGCACCCGTCGTGGCACGCGCAGCTCCCCGACGGTGTGACCTCTACGGTGGTGTCGGCCAAGCAGGCCCGCGCGTTCTCGTTCGACGCCCCTGTCGACCTGGTCGCCGCGCGTGCTGTGGCGGGGGCGGGGGACGAGGTCACGCTCGTCCGGATCGCTCCCGAGGCCGAACCGGACGCTCCCGTCGTCGTGGATCTCGAGGGGGCCGGGCAGTCCCTGGCCGGTCACCTGCTGGTCGACGTGGGACATCACGCGAAGGTCACGCTCGTGCTGCGGCACACCGGCGTCGGCAACCTGGCGGCGAAGGTGGAGGTCCACGCGGGCGAGGGTGCGCATCTCGATCTGGTGAGCGTCCAGGACTGGCAGGCGGGCTCGGTCCACGGCGGTCAGGTGTCGGTGCTGGTGGGACGCGACGCGACCGTCCGCACCATCCAGGCGAGCATCGGCAAGGGCGACGTCCGGCTGGTGGAGCGGGCGGAGTTCCAGGGGCCGGGCGGTTCGCTGGAGCAACTCGGCCTGTACTTCGTCCAGGCCGGCCAGCACGTGGAGCACCGCATGTTCGTCGACCACAATGCGCCGCGGACGGTGAGCCACGTCGACTACCGGGGGGCGCTGCAGGGCAAGGGTGCGCACTCGGTGTGGATCGGGGACGTGCTGATCCGCTCGGTCGCCGTCGACATCAACACGTACGAGACGAACAAGAACCTCATGCTCACCGAGGGCTGTCAGGCAGACTCGGTGCCCAACCTCGAGATCGAGACCGGCGAGATCCAGGGTGCCGGCCACTCCAGCTCCACCGGGCGTTTCGACGAGGAGCAGCTGTTCTACCTCAAGAGCCGCGGTATCCCCGAGGATCAGGCGCGCCGACTCGTGGTCGAGGGGTTCTTCCTCGACATCATCGGCCGGATCGGTATCCCGGATGTCGAGGAGCGCCTCGTCCAGGCACTCAGCGCACAGCTGTCGACGATCGCCGGGATGGCCTCGGAGCCGGTCCTCGCCGAGGAGGGGGATCCCGTATGA
- a CDS encoding ABC-F family ATP-binding cassette domain-containing protein, with translation MLQASDLEVRAGARLLLEPTTFRVNPGDRIGLVGRNGAGKTTTMRILAGESLPAAGQVSRAGRIGYLPQDPRESDLSTLARDRILSVRGLDSILERLHRFEELMATTQGDEQERAMASYARAEAELMAAGGYAAESEAARIAANLGLPDRVLGQPLHELSGGQRRRVELARILFSNAETLLLDEPTNHLDADSIVWLRDFIKTYAGGVIMISHDTGLLDATVTKVFHLDANRATLDQYSMGWKAYLQQRETDEKRRKRERQNAERKAAQLLTQAERLGAKATKATAAQNMARRAERLLAGVEGERAQDKVAKITFPTPAPCGKTPLSAHDLSKSYGSLEVFTGVDLAVDRGSRVVILGFNGAGKTTLLRLLMGLEEPDTGEVVAGHGLKIGYFAQEHDLLDPERTVLENMMDAAPNLNETDARKVLGGFLFTGDDDHKPARVLSGGEKTRLALATLVVSAANVLLLDEPTNNLDPASREQVLNAIRHYAGAIVLVTHDEGAVHALEPDRVIVLPDGTEDLWNEDYAELVSLA, from the coding sequence ATGTTGCAGGCATCAGACCTCGAGGTCCGCGCGGGCGCGCGGCTGTTGCTCGAACCCACCACTTTCCGGGTCAACCCCGGCGACAGGATCGGCCTCGTCGGCCGGAACGGCGCCGGGAAGACGACGACCATGCGAATCCTCGCGGGGGAGTCCTTGCCCGCTGCCGGGCAGGTGAGCCGCGCCGGTCGGATCGGCTACCTCCCGCAGGATCCGAGGGAGTCCGATCTGTCGACGCTCGCCCGTGACCGCATCCTGAGTGTCCGCGGGCTCGACAGCATCCTCGAACGGCTCCACCGTTTCGAGGAGCTCATGGCCACCACGCAGGGCGACGAGCAGGAACGCGCCATGGCGTCGTATGCGCGGGCCGAGGCCGAGCTCATGGCGGCCGGCGGGTACGCGGCCGAGTCGGAGGCGGCGCGCATCGCCGCCAACCTCGGCCTGCCCGACCGGGTGCTGGGCCAGCCGCTGCACGAGCTGTCGGGTGGTCAGCGGCGGCGCGTCGAGCTGGCGAGGATCCTGTTCAGCAACGCCGAGACGCTGCTGCTGGACGAGCCCACCAACCACCTGGACGCCGACTCGATCGTGTGGTTGCGCGACTTCATCAAGACCTACGCCGGCGGCGTGATCATGATCAGCCACGACACGGGGCTGCTGGACGCCACGGTGACCAAGGTTTTTCATCTGGACGCCAACCGGGCCACCCTCGACCAGTACTCCATGGGCTGGAAGGCCTACCTGCAGCAGCGGGAGACCGACGAGAAGCGCCGCAAGCGGGAACGGCAGAACGCCGAGCGCAAGGCCGCACAGCTGCTGACGCAGGCCGAGCGTCTCGGGGCCAAGGCGACGAAGGCCACCGCCGCCCAGAACATGGCGCGGCGTGCCGAACGCCTGCTGGCGGGTGTGGAGGGCGAGCGTGCCCAGGACAAGGTGGCCAAGATCACCTTCCCCACCCCGGCACCGTGTGGCAAGACCCCGCTGTCGGCTCACGACCTGTCGAAGAGCTACGGGTCGCTGGAAGTGTTCACCGGCGTCGACCTGGCCGTCGACCGAGGTTCGCGGGTGGTGATCCTGGGGTTCAACGGCGCGGGCAAGACGACGCTGCTCCGCCTGCTCATGGGGTTGGAGGAACCCGACACGGGCGAGGTCGTTGCCGGGCACGGCCTCAAGATCGGGTATTTCGCCCAGGAGCACGATCTGCTCGACCCCGAGCGCACGGTGCTGGAGAACATGATGGACGCTGCGCCGAACCTCAACGAGACCGACGCCCGCAAGGTGCTGGGTGGGTTCTTGTTCACCGGGGACGACGACCACAAGCCGGCCCGCGTCCTGTCGGGTGGTGAGAAGACACGCCTGGCCCTGGCGACGCTGGTGGTGTCGGCGGCCAATGTGCTTCTGCTGGACGAGCCGACCAACAACCTCGATCCGGCATCCCGGGAGCAGGTACTGAACGCGATCCGCCACTACGCGGGGGCGATCGTGCTGGTCACCCACGACGAGGGGGCTGTGCACGCGTTGGAGCCCGACCGGGTGATCGTCCTGCCCGATGGCACCGAGGATCTCTGGAACGAGGACTACGCCGAGTTGGTCTCGCTGGCCTGA
- the sufU gene encoding Fe-S cluster assembly sulfur transfer protein SufU, with amino-acid sequence MNVEEMYQDIILDHYREKHHAGLREPFGAEVHHVNPTCGDEITLRVELDGDRVGDISYHAEGCSISQASTSVMTDLVIGRDIVDTLALFDDFRTLMEGQGRIEPDEDRLEDGIAFAGVAQFPGRVKCAMLGWSALRDALARAGASLPGPVANETRSA; translated from the coding sequence ATGAACGTCGAGGAGATGTACCAGGACATCATCCTGGACCACTACCGCGAGAAGCACCATGCCGGGCTGCGCGAGCCGTTCGGCGCCGAGGTGCACCACGTCAACCCGACGTGCGGCGACGAGATCACCCTGCGGGTCGAGTTGGACGGCGACCGGGTCGGGGACATCTCGTACCACGCGGAGGGCTGTTCGATCTCGCAGGCCTCGACGTCGGTGATGACCGATCTGGTCATCGGCCGTGACATCGTGGACACCCTCGCGCTGTTCGACGACTTCCGCACGCTGATGGAGGGCCAGGGGCGCATCGAGCCCGACGAGGACCGGCTGGAGGACGGCATCGCGTTCGCCGGTGTCGCCCAGTTCCCCGGCCGCGTCAAGTGCGCGATGCTCGGGTGGTCGGCGCTGCGGGACGCTCTGGCGCGCGCGGGCGCGTCACTGCCCGGCCCGGTGGCGAATGAAACGAGGAGCGCATAG
- the thpR gene encoding RNA 2',3'-cyclic phosphodiesterase, which produces MSRRMFIAVLPPAQVIEHLADQIEHVGPPAGRPRMTTPGSWHITCAFLGEVDDDRADRLADALPDHAAGIEPFPLRLAGIGAFPDLATPRHWWVGVDDPTGRLATLFRACRQACRESGIAVGRAAQLAHLTVARGKPAPDPEWAAAWQGYLGPEWTVDGLDLMVSVLSGTGAHYSSIARFPLGR; this is translated from the coding sequence GTGTCGAGGCGCATGTTCATCGCCGTGCTCCCACCGGCCCAGGTCATCGAACACCTGGCAGACCAGATCGAGCACGTCGGTCCACCCGCCGGGCGTCCGCGCATGACCACCCCGGGCTCGTGGCACATCACCTGCGCGTTTCTGGGTGAGGTGGACGACGATCGGGCGGACCGGCTCGCCGACGCGCTCCCCGATCACGCCGCGGGCATCGAACCCTTCCCCCTGCGGTTGGCGGGAATCGGTGCCTTCCCCGACCTGGCGACGCCGAGGCACTGGTGGGTCGGGGTGGACGATCCCACCGGACGCCTGGCCACGCTGTTCCGCGCCTGCCGACAGGCCTGCCGCGAGTCAGGAATCGCTGTCGGCCGCGCGGCCCAACTCGCACACCTGACCGTCGCGCGCGGCAAACCCGCTCCCGACCCGGAGTGGGCGGCTGCGTGGCAGGGGTATCTCGGGCCGGAGTGGACGGTGGACGGCCTCGACCTGATGGTCTCGGTGCTGAGCGGCACCGGAGCCCACTACAGCTCGATCGCCCGTTTCCCTCTCGGTCGTTGA